The following proteins are encoded in a genomic region of Streptomyces collinus Tu 365:
- a CDS encoding ParA family protein → MPLSYAFVNLKPGVGKTTSAVWLAHALHASGLSPLLVDSDPASSALRWSELAGGFPFPVLALPVGDVHRRVNDFLDNRRAVVFDAPQMEDHAQIARGVLRYASDWIIPVTPAPIELDRMAPIDREMDDMQSLRSRPARAAVLLNRTNRPDATRTGPDADAREALTERGFDVLSTHIPRLDLYSQSFGSPVEVKGTAYMDLAEELVNRQDAA, encoded by the coding sequence GTGCCTCTGAGCTATGCGTTCGTGAACCTCAAACCCGGGGTGGGAAAGACGACCAGCGCGGTCTGGCTGGCCCACGCGCTGCACGCGTCGGGACTGTCACCGTTGCTCGTGGACAGCGACCCCGCGTCCTCCGCACTGCGGTGGAGCGAGCTGGCGGGCGGGTTCCCGTTTCCCGTGCTCGCGCTCCCGGTGGGTGACGTGCACCGGCGGGTGAACGACTTCCTCGACAACCGGCGGGCCGTGGTGTTCGACGCCCCGCAGATGGAGGACCACGCCCAGATCGCCCGGGGCGTCCTGAGGTACGCGAGCGACTGGATCATTCCGGTGACCCCGGCCCCGATCGAGCTGGACCGCATGGCGCCCATCGACCGGGAGATGGACGACATGCAGTCCCTGCGCTCCCGGCCGGCCCGCGCCGCCGTGCTGCTGAACCGCACGAACCGCCCGGACGCCACCCGCACCGGCCCCGATGCGGACGCCCGCGAAGCGCTCACCGAGCGGGGTTTCGACGTGCTGTCCACGCACATCCCCCGGCTCGACCTGTACTCCCAGTCCTTCGGCAGTCCCGTAGAGGTGAAAGGCACGGCGTACATGGATCTCGCCGAGGAACTCGTCAACCGTCAGGACGCGGCATGA